CACGGCCTGGAACGGCTGCTCCGCCGTCGAGCCGTGCGACGAGGTGAGCCGTTCCGCGTAGGTCAGCGCAGCCCGTTCCGGTGCGGTGAAGAGCTCGGTCTCCCACCAGGACACGAGGCACTCGACCTTGGCGCGTGGAACCCGTGCTGCGCGTGCGGCCGCATGGTGCACCGTCAGGCAGTACGGGCACCCGTTCAGCTGGGCCACCCGCAGCCGCAGCAGCTGCGCCAGCTCGCGCGGGATCCGTAGCCGTGCGGTGTAGCCGAACGCCTCGGCCCCGGCCCGGGCCAGCGCCGTGAGCGGGGTGTTGCGCGTGCTGTCCAGCCGGGTGCTCCGGAACTCGACCTCGTCCTCCATGGCGGTCCTCCTCCGTCGGGTCCTCGTGGGCCCAGCTGCGCCGCCGCCGCTCCACCCGACGAGACCGGCCCTGGTGTCGGCACGGCACCACGCTGGTGTCCCCCCGATGGTGTGCGACCCGGTCGGCGATCTCTCGCGCCGGAGGGCGCGCTGACGCGCACCACCCCGCGCCACCGGGCTGCGTGCCTCGTCACCGTGCCCCCGTCTAGGGGGGCCGGGTCACCCGGTGAGGGGTCGCCGGGCGCTGTGAGAACCGTGTCGAAGCGAAGTAAGGACCCGCCCTCCGGTGGCACGCACAGGAGCAGGGCCCTGTGGGCGGGGGCCAGACCCAGGAGGAGGACGTGCATGGGTGTCATCAGCAGGGGGTTCGGTGGCCGGAGCGAGGAGGACGAGCCGGGCGTTCCCCCGGGCCAGTACCTCACCGACGACTTCCCGGTGCTGTCCGCCGGACCCACACCACGGATCGACCTGGACGACTGGCGTCTGGACATCAGCGACGTCGACGGGTCCCGATCCAGCCTGACCTGGCCCCAGCTGATGAGCCTGCCGATCGAGGACGTCGTGCAGGACATCCACTGCGTCACCCGGTGGAGCAAGCTGGGCACGCGGTGGCGCGGGGTCTCCCTCGACGACATCATCGGCCCGCTCGACTCCGAGGCCGAGTACGCCCTGGTGCGCTGCTACGGCGGCTACTCGACGAACCTGCCGCTGGAGGACCTGCTCAACGGCAAGGCGTGGGTGGCGTTCGAGTACGAGGGGGAGGGGCTCAGGCCCGAGCACGGGGGGCCGGCCCGCCTGCTCGTCCCCCACCTGTACCTCTGGAAGTCGGCGAAGTGGATCAACGGCATCGAGCTCCGCGAGGACGACCAGCCCGGCTTCTGGGAGACCCTGGGCTACCACGACTACGGCGACCCGTGGCGCGAGCAGCGCTACGCGGGCGACTGAGCGTGCCACCCGTGCGCGGCGCCGGGCGGCACCGGGTCGCCCGCATCGCCACCGCCCGCCTCGCCACCGCCGGCCTCGGCACCGGGCGCTCGCCCCGACGGTGGTACGGCGCGTGACGGGTGCTGCGTCTCCCCTGTCGGCGTCACCGGATCCCGGCTCCCGGCACCCACCCGGCTCCGAGCTGCCCCGGCTCCGTCCGATCCGGTGGCTCCGGGCCC
The sequence above is a segment of the Auraticoccus monumenti genome. Coding sequences within it:
- a CDS encoding sulfite oxidase-like oxidoreductase, with product MGVISRGFGGRSEEDEPGVPPGQYLTDDFPVLSAGPTPRIDLDDWRLDISDVDGSRSSLTWPQLMSLPIEDVVQDIHCVTRWSKLGTRWRGVSLDDIIGPLDSEAEYALVRCYGGYSTNLPLEDLLNGKAWVAFEYEGEGLRPEHGGPARLLVPHLYLWKSAKWINGIELREDDQPGFWETLGYHDYGDPWREQRYAGD
- a CDS encoding carboxymuconolactone decarboxylase family protein, translating into MEDEVEFRSTRLDSTRNTPLTALARAGAEAFGYTARLRIPRELAQLLRLRVAQLNGCPYCLTVHHAAARAARVPRAKVECLVSWWETELFTAPERAALTYAERLTSSHGSTAEQPFQAVHEAVAAHYAPEEVLEIAAVVINMNIWTRLKLAEGAMPTMAVEPAVPPLDDRVPTEVSEGGRADT